A window of Excalfactoria chinensis isolate bCotChi1 chromosome Z, bCotChi1.hap2, whole genome shotgun sequence contains these coding sequences:
- the HTR1A gene encoding 5-hydroxytryptamine receptor 1A, whose product MDVANNTTSPERSPEGEGGPGLAEVTLGYQLLTSLLLGTLILCAVSGNACVIAAIALERSLQTVANYLIGSLAVTDLMVSVLVLPMAALYQVLNKWTLGQVICDIFISLDVLCCTSSILHLCAIALDRYWAITDPIDYVNKRTPRRAAVLISLTWLIGFLISIPPMLGWRTPEDRSNPDACTISKDHGYTIYSTFGAFYIPLLLMLVLYGRIFKAARFRIRKTVKKAEKKKIADTCLTLSPAALQKKSNGESGKGWRRTVEPRSGACVNGAVRQGEDGAALEVIEVQRCSSSSKIHLPLPSEACGSPPPPSFERRNEKNTEAKRRMALSRERKTVKTLGIIMGTFILCWLPFFIVALVLPFCDSKCYMPEWLGAVINWLGYSNSLLNPIIYAYFNKDFQSAFKKIIKCKFCRQ is encoded by the coding sequence ATGGATGTGGCCAACAACACTACCTCCCCAGAACGCTCCCCCGAGGGGGAAGGTGGCCCGGGCCTCGCCGAGGTGACCCTGGGCTACCAGCTGCTCACCTCCCTGCTCTTGGGCACGCTCATCCTGTGTGCCGTGAGCGGCAACGCCTGCGTGATCGCGGCCATCGCCCTGGAGCGCTCCCTGCAAACCGTTGCCAACTATCTCATCGGCTCGCTGGCCGTCACCGACCTTATGGTGTCCGTGCTGGTGCTGCCCATGGCGGCCCTCTACCAGGTGCTGAACAAGTGGACTCTGGGGCAGGTCATCTGCGATATCTTCATCTCGCTGGACGTGCTGTGCTGCACCTCTTCCATCCTGCACCTGTGCGCCATCGCCTTGGACAGGTACTGGGCCATCACGGACCCCATCGACTATGTCAACAAGCGGACTCCCCGCCGGGCTGCCGTGCTAATCAGCCTGACCTGGCTCATCGGCTTCTTGATATCCATCCCGCCCATGCTGGGCTGGAGGACACCCGAGGACCGCTCAAACCCCGACGCCTGCACCATCAGCAAGGACCACGGGTACACTATCTACTCCACCTTCGGCGCCTTCTACATCCCGTTGCTCCTCATGCTGGTGCTCTACGGCCGCATCTTCAAGGCGGCCCGCTTCAGGATCCGCAAGACAGTAAAGAAAGCGGAGAAAAAGAAAATCGCCGACACTTGCCTCACCCTCTCCCCGGCCGccctgcagaagaaaagcaacgGGGAGTCCGGCAAGGGGTGGCGACGAACTGTGGAGCCCCGGAGCGGTGCCTGTGTCAACGGCGCGGTGCGACAGGGCGAGGACGGGGCGGCCCTGGAGGTCATAGAAGTCCAacgctgcagcagctcctccaagATTCACCTGCCGCTGCCCAGCGAAGCGTGcggctccccgccgcccccctcCTTCGAGAGGCGCAACGAGAAGAACACGGAGGCCAAGCGGAGGATGGCTCTGTCCCGGGAGAGGAAGACTGTCAAGACCCTGGGCATCATTATGGGCACCTTCATCCTCTGCTGGCTGCCGTTCTTCATCGTGGCGTTGGTCCTCCCCTTTTGTGACAGTAAGTGCTACATGCCCGAGTGGCTGGGGGCAGTCATCAACTGGCTGGGCTACTCCAACTCCCTCCTAAACCCCATCATCTATGCCTATTTCAACAAAGACTTCCAAAGtgcttttaagaaaattatCAAGTGCAAATTTTGCCGGCAGTGA